In Trichocoleus desertorum NBK24, the following are encoded in one genomic region:
- a CDS encoding transporter substrate-binding domain-containing protein, with protein sequence MTIRRRFFLQAGAGMLLASAAHGCIQSPQSGSTLKASNTLLNKIKQQGHLLVATEDDYPPFEFLVNEKPIGFDHELLEQLRKTVPFEIRQEILPWQGILPGVADGTYDLALTAVGITDDRAKTLDFTMPIAESTIAYIKRKDDPKIKAIADLSGKVLGVQQGGVSLAAIPDLEAQLKRQGGTLGPVKQYRGFAEAYQDLLNQRLDAVLNNIVSLSVLVSEKPAIFELGERISRKSYAAWAVKKGNQDLLDLLNRFLGDLRTQGELRRLQSKWFKITFEDLPTQPLLPGDRPLL encoded by the coding sequence ATGACCATTCGTAGACGTTTCTTTCTTCAGGCTGGCGCAGGAATGCTACTGGCCTCAGCGGCTCATGGTTGTATTCAATCGCCACAAAGCGGCTCAACCCTCAAAGCCAGCAACACTTTATTGAACAAAATTAAGCAACAAGGACATTTATTAGTTGCCACTGAGGATGACTATCCTCCTTTCGAGTTTTTGGTTAACGAAAAGCCGATTGGTTTCGATCACGAGTTACTAGAACAACTCAGAAAAACCGTTCCCTTCGAGATTCGTCAAGAAATTTTGCCTTGGCAGGGTATTCTTCCGGGAGTGGCTGACGGTACCTACGACTTAGCTCTGACCGCAGTGGGTATTACCGACGATCGCGCCAAAACCTTAGATTTCACCATGCCGATCGCGGAATCGACCATTGCTTATATCAAACGCAAAGACGATCCGAAAATTAAAGCGATCGCAGACCTCTCTGGCAAAGTTTTGGGAGTTCAGCAAGGCGGTGTTTCTCTGGCAGCTATCCCTGACCTAGAGGCCCAACTTAAACGACAAGGCGGTACGCTAGGCCCAGTCAAGCAATATCGTGGCTTTGCAGAAGCTTATCAAGATCTGCTGAATCAGCGTCTAGATGCAGTCCTCAACAACATTGTTTCCCTCTCAGTGTTAGTTAGCGAAAAACCTGCCATTTTTGAGTTGGGTGAGCGGATCAGCCGCAAATCTTATGCAGCCTGGGCGGTCAAAAAAGGTAATCAAGACCTACTCGACTTACTCAACCGTTTTCTCGGCGATCTTCGCACGCAAGGGGAGTTGAGACGACTCCAATCAAAGTGGTTCAAGATTACCTTTGAAGATTTACCGACTCAACCCCTACTTCCCGGCGATCGCCCTCTGCTATAA
- a CDS encoding ATP-binding protein, with protein sequence MNLLIGATTLIVSLGAYYSYQLVRRVMLESLQQNAFLEVAHGGDDIDRWLATLKVHVETLANTTVVKSMDWAIAEPYLKTEVLRFSDVYAIAIAQADGQRQVIGGKPANVKDRAYFRKAMAGQTNVSDPLISRAAKVPTISVATPIRRGFDTTSPPVGEIHNLVRLDRIAHVVDSLHYGDNSYAFALDSKGEIIAHPNSELLFTSEQPSANLLESSDKSLAAIAQQMVSQQQGIKLLPINGTWKYVAYLPLKEADWSVALVIPRANIESQLRSLDIIALVVLGLAGTMIVVLWQVQAREQGQLKKSNELLEQRVAERTATLSTTLEQLQHSQLRLVQNEKMSALGSLVAGVAHEINNPVNFISGNITHANEYARDLLQLLQLYQKHYPRPHPEVSDCADTIDIDFLAEDLLKILGSMRMGANRIQQIVLSLRNFSRLDQAEVKPVDIHEGIDSTLLILQHRFKTNSDRPEVALIKEYGSLPLAECYAGQLNQVFMNILSNALDALEERENQSHAATLQQSPSTIWITTQQQGRDRITVCIADNGIGMSPEVRQRVFDPFFTTKSVGKGTGMGMSISFQIVTEKHQGQIWCESQLDQGTKFWIEIPIKQTANLVSQGATQT encoded by the coding sequence ATGAACCTCCTAATTGGGGCGACAACCCTGATTGTTAGTTTAGGAGCTTATTACAGTTATCAACTCGTTCGCCGTGTGATGTTGGAGAGTTTGCAGCAAAATGCCTTTTTAGAAGTGGCGCACGGTGGGGACGATATTGATCGCTGGCTGGCAACCTTGAAAGTTCATGTGGAAACCCTAGCCAATACCACCGTCGTGAAATCAATGGATTGGGCGATCGCGGAACCTTATCTGAAAACTGAAGTTTTGCGCTTTAGTGATGTTTATGCCATTGCGATCGCCCAGGCTGACGGTCAGCGCCAGGTGATCGGCGGTAAACCTGCAAATGTCAAAGATCGCGCGTACTTCCGAAAGGCAATGGCAGGACAGACCAATGTGAGCGATCCACTGATCAGTCGAGCCGCCAAAGTTCCCACTATTTCAGTTGCGACTCCGATCCGACGAGGGTTTGATACAACCAGCCCTCCCGTTGGAGAAATTCATAATTTAGTACGGCTCGATCGCATTGCCCATGTGGTTGATAGCCTCCACTATGGCGACAATAGCTATGCCTTTGCGCTTGACTCAAAAGGCGAAATCATTGCGCATCCCAACTCGGAGCTGCTGTTTACATCGGAGCAGCCATCTGCCAACCTGCTAGAGTCCTCGGACAAGAGCTTAGCTGCGATCGCCCAACAAATGGTAAGTCAGCAACAGGGAATCAAGCTATTGCCCATCAATGGCACCTGGAAATATGTCGCTTACCTCCCCCTCAAAGAAGCCGACTGGTCAGTGGCACTGGTGATTCCACGAGCCAATATTGAGTCCCAACTGCGATCGCTCGATATCATTGCCCTCGTAGTTTTGGGACTCGCTGGAACCATGATTGTTGTGCTCTGGCAAGTGCAAGCTCGCGAACAAGGCCAACTGAAAAAATCCAATGAACTGCTAGAACAACGAGTCGCCGAACGCACAGCTACACTCTCTACTACCCTGGAGCAACTTCAACATTCACAGTTACGACTCGTGCAAAACGAAAAAATGTCGGCTCTAGGCAGTTTGGTAGCAGGCGTAGCTCATGAAATCAATAACCCTGTTAACTTCATCTCCGGCAACATTACTCATGCCAACGAGTATGCGCGAGACTTGCTCCAACTTCTTCAGCTTTATCAAAAACACTACCCTCGTCCGCACCCAGAGGTTAGCGACTGTGCAGACACAATTGATATCGATTTTTTGGCTGAAGACCTGTTAAAAATCCTTGGCTCAATGCGAATGGGTGCCAACCGGATTCAGCAAATTGTTTTGTCGCTGAGAAATTTTTCTCGCCTCGACCAAGCAGAAGTTAAGCCTGTGGATATTCATGAAGGCATTGACAGCACACTATTAATTTTGCAACACCGCTTTAAAACCAATTCCGATCGGCCTGAAGTAGCTCTGATTAAGGAGTACGGCTCTCTTCCCCTAGCCGAATGTTATGCGGGGCAGCTAAATCAGGTGTTCATGAACATCCTCAGCAATGCTCTCGATGCTTTGGAAGAGCGAGAGAACCAAAGCCACGCAGCAACTCTACAACAATCCCCTAGCACCATTTGGATTACTACTCAACAGCAGGGCCGAGATCGCATTACAGTTTGCATCGCTGACAACGGTATAGGCATGTCTCCAGAAGTGCGGCAGCGAGTTTTTGATCCCTTCTTTACTACCAAATCTGTGGGCAAGGGTACAGGCATGGGCATGTCAATTAGCTTTCAGATCGTGACCGAGAAGCATCAAGGGCAAATTTGGTGCGAATCTCAATTGGACCAAGGCACTAAATTCTGGATTGAAATTCCGATCAAACAAACTGCTAATTTAGTCAGTCAAGGCGCTACGCAAACTTAG
- the cobS gene encoding adenosylcobinamide-GDP ribazoletransferase: MGVSSRVAAAIAFYTCLPVPPTWALEFQGVARLAPCIGLLLGGLLGLLDAGLQAIAMPILTRSALIVVTWIAVTGGLHLDGAMDTADGLAVLDPERRLEVMTDSRSGAFGVMAALALVLLKTTALNDLEGDRWLALMAAAGWGRWGQLVAIARYSYLKPTGKGAFHKEAIRSLWEIVPSLFLLLGLSGLQIALNSAQWPVAVGMAVGGVAIAWLTGAWFNHKLGGHTGDTYGAVVEWTEAGLLCLLAGL, encoded by the coding sequence GTGGGAGTTAGTTCTAGAGTAGCGGCGGCGATCGCCTTCTATACCTGTCTGCCCGTCCCCCCAACTTGGGCCTTAGAGTTTCAAGGAGTCGCTCGTCTCGCGCCTTGCATAGGGTTGCTCCTCGGGGGGCTGTTAGGTCTACTGGATGCGGGATTACAAGCGATCGCAATGCCCATTTTGACTCGCAGTGCCCTGATTGTAGTGACTTGGATCGCTGTGACGGGTGGCTTGCACTTAGATGGAGCGATGGACACCGCAGACGGTTTGGCGGTTTTAGACCCAGAACGCCGCTTAGAAGTAATGACGGATAGCCGCTCTGGAGCTTTTGGAGTCATGGCGGCGCTCGCTCTGGTCTTGCTCAAAACCACAGCTCTAAATGACTTGGAAGGAGATCGATGGCTGGCTTTAATGGCGGCAGCAGGCTGGGGGCGTTGGGGGCAACTCGTGGCGATCGCGCGTTACTCTTACCTCAAACCCACGGGGAAAGGAGCCTTTCACAAGGAAGCCATTCGTTCGCTCTGGGAGATCGTGCCTAGCTTATTTTTGTTGTTGGGTCTTAGCGGATTGCAAATTGCGCTCAATTCAGCTCAATGGCCTGTTGCTGTGGGGATGGCTGTGGGAGGTGTGGCGATCGCTTGGCTAACGGGCGCATGGTTCAACCACAAGCTCGGTGGTCATACGGGTGATACCTATGGAGCCGTAGTGGAGTGGACGGAAGCTGGCTTGTTGTGCTTACTGGCCGGACTCTAA
- a CDS encoding 2-hydroxyacid dehydrogenase gives MKVAVFSSKPYDRTFLAAANAQHGHELHFFESHLTSQTTVLAAGFSAVCIFINDSLDAEALAALSEQGVRLVALRSAGFNHVDIAAAEKLGLTVVRVPAYSPHAVAEHTVALILTLNRKTHRAYARVRESNFSLDGLLGFDLHGRTVGIVGTGKIGAIVAQIMHGFGCCLLAYDRVPNPACEAIAVEYISLADLLAAADIITLHAPLTPETHHLIDPAAIGQMKPGVMLINTSRGALVDTQAIIGGLKSGQIGYLGLDVYEQEADLFFEDLSNTVIQDDLFQRLLTFPNVIITGHQAFFTETALKNIAETTLANLTDFEQGRPCANQVT, from the coding sequence ATGAAGGTTGCGGTCTTCAGTAGCAAACCCTATGACCGAACGTTTCTAGCAGCTGCCAACGCTCAACATGGTCATGAGCTGCATTTCTTTGAATCTCACTTAACCAGCCAGACTACAGTGCTAGCGGCTGGTTTTTCCGCAGTCTGCATTTTTATCAACGATTCTCTAGATGCCGAAGCGTTAGCTGCTTTATCTGAGCAGGGAGTCCGCTTGGTTGCCCTGCGGAGTGCAGGATTTAACCATGTAGATATAGCAGCGGCGGAGAAGCTTGGCTTAACGGTGGTTCGCGTTCCTGCTTATTCTCCTCATGCGGTCGCTGAGCATACGGTTGCCCTGATTCTGACGCTGAACCGCAAGACTCATCGAGCTTATGCGCGTGTCCGAGAAAGCAACTTTTCTTTGGATGGGCTGCTGGGCTTTGATCTGCACGGTCGTACTGTTGGCATTGTGGGCACAGGTAAAATTGGGGCGATCGTGGCCCAAATTATGCATGGCTTTGGTTGTTGTTTACTCGCATACGATCGCGTTCCCAATCCTGCTTGTGAGGCGATCGCGGTGGAATATATCTCATTGGCAGACTTACTCGCTGCCGCTGACATCATTACGCTACATGCCCCCCTCACCCCTGAGACTCATCACCTCATTGACCCCGCAGCCATAGGCCAGATGAAGCCAGGAGTAATGCTGATTAATACTAGTCGGGGCGCTTTAGTCGATACCCAAGCGATTATTGGCGGCTTGAAGTCGGGTCAAATTGGTTACTTGGGCCTTGATGTTTACGAGCAAGAAGCCGACTTATTTTTCGAGGATTTGTCCAACACGGTGATCCAGGATGATCTGTTTCAGCGATTGCTCACATTTCCGAATGTAATCATTACTGGACACCAAGCGTTTTTCACCGAAACTGCCTTAAAGAACATTGCCGAAACGACCTTGGCTAATCTTACAGACTTTGAACAAGGCCGTCCCTGTGCCAATCAAGTTACGTGA
- a CDS encoding CAAD domain-containing protein: MNPELKTSDYIDSSAPEMVADVDDIAEIEVTTAEPAPLVVQPHQQSQSSEQWRQIGERVSHYLGQLPELLSDFFSQYQRPLITLGLLFGGIVTVKLTLAILDAINDIPLLAPTFELVGIGYSAWFVYRYLLKVENRQELSQEIDALKQQVIGAQK, translated from the coding sequence ATGAATCCCGAACTAAAAACATCTGATTATATTGATTCCAGTGCCCCAGAGATGGTCGCTGACGTTGATGATATAGCAGAAATTGAGGTTACCACTGCTGAACCTGCTCCGCTTGTTGTACAGCCTCATCAGCAATCCCAGTCTTCCGAGCAATGGAGACAAATTGGTGAGCGTGTTTCTCACTATTTAGGACAGCTACCCGAACTGTTATCTGATTTCTTTAGTCAGTATCAGCGCCCTTTGATTACCTTGGGCCTTCTGTTTGGGGGCATTGTTACTGTCAAGCTCACCCTAGCGATTCTAGACGCTATCAACGATATTCCTCTCCTAGCTCCTACTTTTGAGCTAGTCGGAATTGGTTACTCGGCTTGGTTTGTTTACAGATACCTATTGAAGGTTGAGAACCGCCAAGAGCTGTCTCAAGAAATTGATGCGCTGAAACAGCAAGTTATTGGTGCTCAGAAGTAA
- a CDS encoding dTDP-4-dehydrorhamnose 3,5-epimerase, whose product MGLTKKIEIRPLEAIKGGMAKFYTPQSSDETMLVQIPPQTIDDLFVHRFQTDQILVVRGSFVLVVLQNRQYQYIPLSDRSPSVVTIPPGVLHGAINLSSEPCVLVNAVLRHGPPHERDYHPSPRPLPYNLGIARSLLDSGQVVAA is encoded by the coding sequence ATGGGACTGACTAAAAAAATCGAAATTCGACCTCTTGAGGCGATCAAAGGGGGAATGGCCAAATTCTATACGCCTCAATCTAGCGATGAAACCATGCTGGTACAAATTCCACCCCAAACCATCGACGATCTCTTTGTCCATCGTTTTCAAACCGATCAGATTCTGGTTGTTCGAGGCAGTTTCGTTTTAGTCGTACTCCAGAATCGGCAATATCAATACATTCCCCTAAGCGATCGCAGTCCCAGCGTTGTCACCATTCCTCCCGGTGTCTTGCATGGAGCGATCAACCTCAGTAGTGAGCCTTGCGTTTTAGTAAATGCTGTCTTGCGTCATGGCCCACCTCACGAACGAGACTATCATCCGTCACCTCGCCCATTACCTTATAACTTAGGAATAGCGCGATCGCTCCTCGACTCAGGTCAGGTAGTTGCAGCGTAA
- a CDS encoding glucose-6-phosphate isomerase codes for MDAAALWQRYQDWLYYHEGLGFYLDISRMRFDDAFVEALQPKFERAFRNMAELEKGAIANPDEDRMVGHYWLRDPDLAPTSELKQDIVETLEQIEAFTQKIHSGAIRPPQTEKFTDVLSIGIGGSALGPQFVAAALAPDFPPLNLHFIDNTDPAGIDRVLTQLKDRLSSTLVITISKSGGTPETRNGMLEVQKAYSNQGLNFPQYAIAITGRDSSLDKLAKSEEWLATFPMHDWVGGRTSELSAVGLLPAALQGIDIRTMLEGAKEMDAATRIPDFKSNPAALLALAWYYAGNGRGEKDMVVLPYKDSLLLFSRYLQQLVMESLGKEKDLNGQVVHQGIAVYGNKGSTDQHAYVQQLREGVANFFVTFIEVLRDRQGPSVEVEPGVTSGDYLSGLLQGTRRALYENQRDSITVTIPQVDPYNVGALIALYERAVGLYGFLVNVNAYHQPGVEAGKKAAASVLDLQKQVVKALQESGQPLSLAAIAEKAGSPDQIESIYKIVRHLAANQRSVAIHGNPTHLNELTISAL; via the coding sequence ATGGATGCCGCTGCACTTTGGCAACGTTACCAAGACTGGCTTTACTACCACGAGGGCTTGGGATTTTATCTTGATATTAGCCGCATGCGGTTTGATGATGCCTTCGTCGAAGCACTCCAGCCCAAATTTGAGCGGGCCTTTCGGAACATGGCAGAGCTAGAGAAAGGAGCGATCGCCAACCCAGATGAGGATCGGATGGTCGGCCACTATTGGCTCCGTGACCCCGATTTGGCTCCTACCTCCGAACTGAAGCAAGACATTGTGGAAACGCTAGAGCAAATTGAAGCGTTTACCCAAAAAATTCATAGTGGGGCCATTCGTCCTCCCCAAACCGAAAAGTTCACCGATGTGCTTTCCATCGGAATTGGGGGTTCAGCTTTAGGGCCACAATTTGTTGCCGCCGCCCTAGCACCAGATTTTCCGCCCCTCAACCTTCACTTTATTGACAACACCGATCCCGCAGGCATCGATCGCGTCCTAACTCAACTTAAAGACCGCCTCTCTAGCACCCTGGTTATCACAATTTCCAAGTCCGGTGGCACCCCAGAAACCCGCAACGGCATGCTGGAAGTGCAAAAAGCCTACAGCAATCAAGGACTGAATTTTCCTCAGTATGCGATCGCCATCACAGGCCGAGATAGCAGCTTAGACAAGTTGGCTAAATCTGAAGAGTGGTTAGCTACCTTCCCGATGCACGACTGGGTGGGAGGACGCACTTCCGAGCTTTCCGCCGTAGGTTTGTTGCCCGCTGCCCTACAAGGAATTGATATCCGCACCATGCTAGAGGGTGCGAAAGAGATGGATGCTGCGACTCGTATTCCCGATTTCAAAAGCAATCCAGCCGCTCTCCTAGCCTTGGCGTGGTACTACGCCGGGAATGGTCGGGGCGAAAAAGACATGGTAGTGCTGCCCTACAAAGACAGCCTGCTGCTGTTCAGTCGCTACCTCCAGCAGTTAGTCATGGAGTCCCTGGGTAAAGAAAAAGATCTCAACGGCCAAGTGGTGCATCAAGGCATCGCCGTTTATGGCAACAAAGGCTCCACCGATCAGCACGCCTATGTGCAACAGTTGCGGGAAGGCGTCGCCAATTTTTTTGTCACCTTTATTGAAGTGCTGCGCGATCGCCAAGGCCCATCAGTAGAAGTCGAACCGGGAGTTACCTCTGGAGACTATCTCTCCGGTCTACTGCAAGGCACTCGTCGCGCCCTTTACGAAAATCAGCGTGACTCAATCACCGTCACCATCCCGCAAGTTGACCCTTATAACGTCGGAGCCTTAATTGCCCTGTACGAAAGAGCTGTGGGTCTCTACGGCTTTTTAGTGAACGTCAACGCCTACCACCAACCAGGGGTAGAGGCAGGTAAAAAAGCTGCTGCCTCTGTACTCGACCTGCAAAAACAAGTGGTCAAAGCTTTACAGGAATCTGGGCAACCCCTCTCCTTAGCAGCGATCGCCGAGAAAGCAGGTTCCCCCGACCAAATTGAGTCTATTTATAAGATCGTGCGTCACCTAGCCGCCAACCAGCGCAGCGTCGCCATCCACGGCAATCCCACTCATCTAAACGAACTCACCATCTCAGCCCTATAA
- the ispF gene encoding 2-C-methyl-D-erythritol 2,4-cyclodiphosphate synthase, translating to MNIRIGNGYDIHRLIEGRSLILGGMNIPHELGLLGHSDADVLTHAIMDAMLGALSLGDIGLYFPPSDPKWAGADSLKLLEQVHQLIRNEGWQIGNIDSVVVAERPKLKPHISAMRDRLATVLELNPNQVGIKATTNEQLGPEGREEGISAHAVVLLQQAI from the coding sequence ATGAATATTCGCATTGGCAACGGTTACGACATTCACCGCTTGATAGAAGGACGCTCCCTAATTTTGGGTGGTATGAACATTCCCCACGAACTCGGCTTATTGGGTCATAGTGATGCAGATGTGCTAACCCACGCCATTATGGATGCCATGCTGGGAGCGCTGAGTCTGGGCGACATTGGCCTTTACTTTCCCCCATCCGATCCAAAGTGGGCAGGGGCTGACAGCCTCAAGTTGTTAGAGCAAGTACACCAGTTAATCCGAAACGAAGGTTGGCAAATTGGCAACATTGACTCTGTGGTTGTGGCGGAGCGGCCCAAACTCAAGCCCCACATCTCAGCCATGCGCGATCGCCTTGCCACCGTTCTAGAACTCAATCCCAACCAAGTGGGCATCAAAGCCACAACCAACGAGCAGCTAGGCCCAGAAGGTCGGGAAGAAGGGATTTCCGCTCATGCAGTCGTCCTATTGCAGCAAGCAATCTAG
- a CDS encoding peptide chain release factor 1, which yields MFDPLRRLKFLPWRSLALLTLATFVIVAVIEVILGLGYTQVSVVRAVLNPLFGAPWVVLTLLAAGFGIGVLAVFLLETRWPQVSINAGVLWALVLCLILGAVIRSLMPLPVILVSPSQTQFMGFLVGIFWRGRPYWH from the coding sequence ATGTTCGATCCGTTGCGCCGCTTAAAATTTTTACCTTGGCGATCGCTAGCTTTACTGACCCTTGCGACCTTCGTGATTGTGGCAGTGATAGAAGTGATATTAGGGCTAGGCTACACCCAAGTGAGTGTCGTTCGAGCCGTGTTGAATCCCCTGTTTGGCGCACCCTGGGTGGTGCTGACCCTTCTAGCGGCTGGATTTGGGATTGGAGTGTTAGCGGTTTTCCTCCTAGAAACTAGGTGGCCCCAGGTATCGATCAATGCTGGTGTATTGTGGGCACTGGTGCTGTGCTTGATTTTGGGGGCAGTCATCCGATCGCTAATGCCATTACCAGTCATCTTGGTAAGTCCTAGTCAAACTCAGTTTATGGGTTTCCTGGTGGGAATATTTTGGCGAGGCCGTCCCTATTGGCACTAA
- a CDS encoding ABC transporter substrate-binding protein, translating to MFSAAFLTLPLRRLGLVALVATVAIALSACNPTNFKTEAAQVPQLVVSTLSDPKTFNYPLNQEAPNVFTYIYEGLITENGYSEIEPALAESWEISEDKRRIVFTLRDGLKWSDGAPLTADDVTFTYNDIYFNEKIPTDTRDVLRIGESGALPTVRKLDDRRIEFTIPEPFAPFLRITGLPILPRHALIDSVKTLGSDGNPKFLSLWGVDTDPSKIVVNGLYMLAGYVPSQRVIFQRNPYYWRRDAQGNALPYIERFIWQIVESTDTSLLQFRSGGLDLLGVQPENFSLLKGEEKRGKFEIYNGGPAAGTNFLSFNLNKARQADGRPIVDPIKSKWFNTLAFRQAVAYALDRQTMINNTFRGIGQPQNSPISVQSPYYLSPEEGLKVYDHNPEKAKQLLLGAGFKYNAQGQLQDADGNLVRFTLITNSGNKIREAMGAQVKQDLQKIGIQVDFNPINFNILVEKLSTTRDWDAYLLGLTGGVEPNDGANVWLSRGGLHSFNQGPTPGQPPIQGWEVTEWEKEIDRLYIQGAQELDETKRKAIYAKTQQITQEQVPVIYLVNPLSLSAVRDRVEGVKFTALGGSLWNIYELKLTE from the coding sequence ATGTTCTCTGCCGCTTTTTTGACTCTACCGCTGCGTCGTTTGGGTTTAGTTGCTTTGGTCGCGACTGTGGCGATCGCTCTGAGTGCCTGCAATCCTACCAACTTTAAAACTGAAGCCGCCCAGGTGCCTCAGCTAGTGGTTAGCACCCTCAGCGACCCCAAAACCTTCAACTACCCCCTCAACCAAGAGGCTCCTAACGTTTTCACCTACATTTACGAAGGGTTGATCACGGAAAACGGCTACAGCGAAATTGAGCCAGCGTTGGCAGAATCTTGGGAGATTTCGGAGGATAAGCGGCGGATTGTCTTTACCCTACGCGACGGCTTGAAGTGGTCAGATGGAGCACCTCTAACAGCAGACGACGTCACGTTTACTTATAACGACATCTACTTCAACGAAAAAATTCCTACTGATACTAGGGACGTTTTGCGAATTGGTGAAAGTGGAGCTTTGCCGACTGTCCGCAAACTTGACGATCGCCGGATTGAATTTACGATACCAGAACCATTTGCGCCGTTTCTTCGCATCACTGGGCTACCCATTCTGCCTCGTCACGCCCTGATTGATTCTGTCAAAACCTTGGGTTCAGATGGTAATCCTAAGTTTTTGTCGCTCTGGGGCGTTGATACCGATCCCAGCAAGATTGTGGTCAATGGTCTTTATATGCTGGCAGGCTATGTCCCCAGTCAGCGAGTGATTTTCCAACGCAATCCTTACTACTGGCGTAGGGACGCTCAAGGCAACGCGCTGCCCTATATCGAACGCTTTATTTGGCAGATTGTTGAATCTACTGATACCTCGTTGCTGCAATTCCGTTCTGGTGGCTTGGACCTTTTAGGAGTTCAGCCCGAAAATTTCTCGCTGCTAAAGGGAGAAGAAAAACGCGGCAAATTCGAGATTTACAATGGTGGTCCGGCGGCAGGTACCAATTTTCTTTCCTTTAATCTCAATAAAGCTCGGCAGGCGGATGGTCGTCCCATCGTAGACCCGATTAAGTCCAAGTGGTTTAATACGCTGGCGTTTCGGCAGGCAGTTGCCTATGCGCTCGATCGCCAGACCATGATCAACAACACATTTCGGGGAATTGGGCAGCCGCAGAACTCTCCTATTTCCGTGCAAAGCCCCTACTATCTCTCACCGGAAGAGGGCTTGAAGGTTTATGATCACAACCCTGAAAAAGCGAAGCAGTTATTGCTGGGAGCTGGGTTCAAATACAATGCCCAGGGCCAGTTGCAAGATGCGGATGGCAATCTGGTGCGTTTCACCTTAATTACCAATTCTGGTAACAAAATCCGGGAGGCGATGGGGGCGCAAGTGAAGCAAGACCTCCAGAAAATTGGGATTCAAGTGGATTTCAATCCGATCAACTTCAACATCCTGGTTGAAAAACTTTCTACGACTAGAGATTGGGATGCCTATCTGCTGGGCTTAACTGGAGGCGTCGAACCCAACGATGGCGCAAATGTGTGGTTGAGCCGAGGCGGATTACACAGCTTTAATCAAGGCCCAACGCCGGGACAGCCTCCCATTCAGGGTTGGGAAGTAACAGAGTGGGAAAAGGAGATCGATCGCCTCTATATTCAGGGAGCGCAAGAGCTGGACGAAACCAAGCGTAAAGCTATCTATGCTAAGACGCAACAGATTACTCAAGAGCAGGTGCCTGTGATTTATCTGGTCAATCCGCTCTCTTTGTCAGCAGTGCGCGATCGCGTTGAAGGGGTGAAGTTTACAGCCTTAGGCGGTTCTCTCTGGAACATTTACGAACTCAAGCTCACTGAGTAA